AGTTGATTGCCGCTTGTTGCTTCTCCAACTCAATATTCTCCCTCTCAATTTCCAGCTTCTTCTTCGCCCTTTTCCGGTCCCACTCCATCCTTTCCTTTTGCGCGGCGGAGGAGACAGCTGCTCCACTACGTCCGAAcctccctgcgccgccgccgcctctctctcTTGCTGTTGGCGTCACCGCAACTTGCGGGCGACGTTCTCCGCCTTGCAAGTTGCAGCCGACGAATTCACGCCGCCGACAGACGAGGCGGACTGCTTCTACGTCGTGGCGGTGTGGGTCGGGCTGGACGACATCTCCGGCGGTGGATACGGGCCGAAGGTGAGGATTAGGAGCAAGAGTGGAGGATGGCGAGGGTCCGGGCGCGAGAATGgttggagggcggcgggaggaggattGGTTTGGTGGAATTTGGGGTGGGGTCGGGCTGTCGGGTCCGACGTGACGGTcgtgcccgggcgcccccatatccgccccatatttgggctgaatATGGGGGGTGCCGGTCAACCCGAACGTTTGAGGGCCGTTTAAGAAGCCCGTCTGGGTCAAAAAACTGTGACCGAACAGTGACCGGACGACCCGCCCGAACGTATGAGGCAGGTTTGAGAGGTCCGATTATAGATGCTCTAACAACGGGCCTTTCTTGGACTCCGGGTGCAGATCTGATGACCTAGCGGTCATAAGCAACAAATACTGATAGTCCAGAGACACAATTCTGTTCCACACAGCAGCACGTTCTTATCGATCAATAGAAAACGTCATCATCTCCATTAATTTGGCCTTCCTACGGGCCATTGAATTCAGCCGTGTCATTTTCAAGAACGCGTGCTCGCTTCTCTTGTAGGTCTGGAAGTTAGTTGCATGATTGACAactttgacactcttacttacatCTTTGCACAGATACTATTGTAGATATACTATACGATACACGACATGCAGACTAGGTCACCAAAGACTAGGTTGCAACTTGCAACCTGACTCTTTTGACGGTTAATTTGGCCGAAACTCAGAATGTAGTTCTGTTTCTACTTTCTACCGTAATGTGAATATAACCTACCTGTGGTTCTATAGTGAGGTGGACAGTGCTATtatcagcccaccagggttcaaaatGCTGGTGCTCGcagttcccgtcgacgacgagacgTCTAAGgtaacttcgtaaaatctcaagataatATATCGGcttagtctctcggaggtgctcatagggtatatatatatatatatatatatatatatatatatatatatatatatatatatatatatatatatatatatatatatatatatatatatataagtgcttgtgtctgtactgtgttcaaaaataAAAGAAGCTCACCTGCAAAAAAAAAGAATCTAGACCAACTGTGTAGCACGTAATTACGAGCGTTTTCCGGGTGAACAGTTGTGACGAGGAATTGGGAGCTCGTGGGTTGTATTTAGATCGCCAACTAGTATGATACTTTCCGAATCAGCAAAGTATGAAGATAGCAACCTGGTGCATGCGTGTCCCTCCTCTAGAAAGGTTGCCATTCTTATCGCCATATGACGTTACCGCTTGTGCGTGAATTCCTTCTCTGCTAATTAAAAAACTGCGTACAACTCTTGATGAATCTCTCGATAGATACGATGGAGATTTGGCCAGCACTGAAGTGCCAAAAGGCAAAAATCTTAGAGCTTAAATATATACATATAGAAAATCGGGCGTTCGCTGGTTAGCTTTTCCGTAAGAACACAGAACGTGCACAAATGACGGAAACGACAAACTGTCTTGTCATACATCTCTCACGCGCATAGTTTCAGGGATTCATGGATCGTTCTGATTTTTCCGataaagggaatatattaatatcaagatgatatcaattacacccggcctctgcaacaACATCATATACAGAGCAAGTCTAGATATGATGGATACAtacaacaaaaaaaaaagaaaaaagaaaaaaaacgaaagCCTCGTCAAAACAAAGAGAGACTCGCAACAACAAGAGCACCACCAATGGTGGCAACACCTAGACTCCGAAAAAGATTCTCCAAAAATGACGCCTTTAGGAAGGTTATAGTGCACAAACATCATCATCGTCCGGTCCGACCATCCTAGTCAGATcctgggttttcaccctgaagaaggTCCAATTTCCAAACAATGCCTTCAATAAGGAAACGACTATGAGGCCGCCATTGCCAGGTACAagacctagggttttcaccccGGAACTGAGACCACCAAGAACAAAGTCTGTCAGTGTCGCCGCCCACTCGCCGAGATTACTGCTGCTAAGCTCCAATCGTCCGACACGCAAACTTCTTCCGATCTAGCCCATCCAGTCTTCTTCATACATCACCGCCATTACCAAGAAGTTTCACACAATATGAGTGCGTAGAACCTCTGGCCTTCACTCCATAATGACATGCCCACCTCCGTTAGATCCCTGCTGACGAGGCGGATAGTGCGATGTGGTGGCGCCGCCGCTTGTACCTCGTCACGGTGAACCGTGCACAGCGCCGAAGATCTCAGGAAACGCCACACAAGGGTACCAGACAAGGAACATCTGTAGGCATCCGCAGATGGCATCATGCCCCTCACCTCCATCACAATGGACGACCGCAGCTAGAGGCGCGCGCGTCGCCAGAATGTGACCGAAGTACTGGGATTTTTTAATCTCGTTTATGCACCGAGCCTAGTCCTCAATAAATGCGTGAGTACCAGAAAAGTCTGGTCCTTAAGAATAAATAGGAACCTAAATTCGCCTCCGTGAGGATTCGAATCCAGGTGTTGGGTTTGTACATCCACTCCTCCAACCAGTTGAGCTAGGGATCGTTCTGATGAACACCGGAGATGACAAACTGTCTTATCCTGTAAAAAAGAATCGGAAGCAGCGCTTCCTTATAGCGAAACCCATTACGTTACCTGAGCGGAACCAAACGCGTCGTTACAGTCTATTCATCAGAGTGTTCATCAGAACGATCCCTGAATCCTGATAGACTAGTCTGGTTGCCGTGCTCGTTCTCTGCACTAGGTGGCTCATCTTTTTCTTTATGAATGGGAATTGTGGAGGTAGGGACAATCTGGTACAAACACTGGTCAAGTTTGGTTAAGTTTGGTTACTCCGTAGTCCGTTCATCTTTGTCGTAGACCCCACTAGTGCGAGACGAAGAAAACCAGGCCACTGTAAGAACATTGGCAGCAGGAAGAGGGCCACTCtcaataaaaaaggagaaaaaaagacaGGAAGAGGGCCACTCAAAGACTAAACTCCTATGAAATCGCTGTGGAATTTTGAGGCTCCAGCACGTCTCTTTTCCTATGACATCCAAGTGAGTGATGACATCGCTGCGGAGGTCATCCGTGTTATTCTTTTCCTTCGGAAAATTCAGTGGTCCTGTCCTGCTCTTATCCGGATGTTTATTCGCATAACCAATTCCATGGTGCTATGTTTATTCAGAGATTTGAGCGTACAGACCACAAAGCTATATATATGAATCCTGTTTAGATAGATGTTTTGACCATTCAAAAAAAAAAGATAGATGTTTTGACCTCGTTGTTTTCATTTAGGGGTTTAGGGctccaacgccgaccctcaaacctCCCGCAACTGTCCGGACTAAGGAAACCATCCAACGCGGTCATGCATCGGTCAACAGCAAACTGGAGACAAAAGGTGGAGGAGGTTTGTGGGAGCTTGGACCGATCTCAAGCCTGCTTCTGACCGCCTTGTCCCACCAAAAACCCGTCAGCCGTCCATCCCGTGCTTTTCTTTCGATGCACGCGCCGCTTACCGCGTCACATTCATGCCGGCTCAGAGCACGCGAAAGCCGGTATTGAAGCCAATGACACCTCCTCCAACAACTGCCGCTCTCTCCCccagcccacgtcctcggtggttgCGGCCGCACTACGCACGGCGTAGGAGGAAGCGGAGAGGATCATCCACAAGTGTCAGGCGGCCGTCGGGAAGCCCTGCCACGACACTGCCACCTTCCGCTACTCTAAGCCTGACAGTGATGACTCCGATGCTAGGTCGGGCCACGATAGCGGAGGAGGAGCCGCCGGCCAGCCCGGCATGACCTACAAGGTCACCATCAAGTATAGAAAAGTTTAGGATTTTATTTTCAGGTTTTCAGTTCATCGGACGAAGTATCGCCCGGTTTTATGTACAAATTATCCTAGTTTCAATGAAATCCGTCGTATTTATATCAAAATTCGCCTGATTTAATCGAATTTTCTCTGGTTAGTTTGAATTGTTGTGAAAATATATAAGGCAACGGTTAAATATTGTCCTCCCACATCTATGTCCGCAGATTGATCATCTATTCACGGAGGGATGCAAGAGGACCCGTATACATTCATATGATTAGATGACATGCGTCATAATGTGGGGCCGAGCACATCATGGTGTGACGTACGACCTTTTCTTGCAGGTGACGTACAAGATTTGAATCGTGCTGTTCTGTTTGGAGTTTGACTCCTCGCCCTCATCATACAAAATTGAAATCGGCACATGCGCCCGGTCCAAAACCACATGTAGGTTACCAACTTCACCGAGAAGCAAGCGACCGAGAGAATCGGAGATTCATATGACCATGGCGTTTGTCTTGAATCTTGATGATttcgagtaaatagcataaaactactactttacaggctatgGTTCCAAAAAAACTAtcggtttttaatttttctcacATAACTACCAAACGAagggtcggctgtttcaaaaaacccaaatcgtCGAGTGCTTTACGATTAATTGTGGTTATGACAGTCAGGCCCCACGTGTAAGAGCTCTGATTGTTTGACCGTTAGGGGTGGGGCTGCACACAAatttaaaaaagcaatcaggtccctgtaagtttgtaaaaaagcaatcgggtccctgccACACATCACGGCAGCCATTGACGCAGGTCTGCCCGGAGCTCGCGATGTCGCCTCCTCTAGCCGgcgagccgcccgccgcccgccaccgGCGATCACCGGAGATCAACCCCGGCCGCTCCTCAGCCTTGCTGCTTCTCTACACCCGCCGTCGACCAGTGCTGGACAACCCCATCGGGCCAGTGGCCGCCTCTGCGCTTGGCGAGGACGCCGGCTCCCCATGGAGGGCAGCGAGCCCTGGTGGCCCTATGGCGGGCCGGCGAGCTCCACGGCGAGGGCGATGGCGCCTCCGCGGCGGACAGCGCGCTCGGCCTCCGCGGCGACGCGAGCCGGGAAGAGCGCGCCGGAGATCCCCGCCGGGTCGTCGGAAAAGATGAGATCGAAGGCGCCGTCAGAGAATGGGAGGCGATGGGGGTCTGCGCGACGAACGAGCGGCGGGAAGTCCACGAGGTCGATCCCGGTCACTTCGCTTACCCCCGCTGCATGGAGCGCGTCGACGG
This region of Triticum aestivum cultivar Chinese Spring chromosome 2D, IWGSC CS RefSeq v2.1, whole genome shotgun sequence genomic DNA includes:
- the LOC123055817 gene encoding uncharacterized protein; this translates as MAAGHTAHAAVLCQVRPPPYATSLPPSAVAASRSSPEPLAGSSRVLCLAAGAGNAVDALHAAGVSEVTGIDLVDFPPLVRRADPHRLPFSDGAFDLIFSDDPAGISGALFPARVAAEAERAVRRGGAIALAVELAGPP